The genomic window GTATATTCAATTTGGGCAGTCGTATCTCTCATCATCATTCTATCATAGGTGTTATCAGCAGTTCCGACTGTTGTATCTACATTATTTCCAATCATCTGTGTCCATTCAGGTAAAATTACAGCCAGTTTTTCCTCTTTAAAATAAGAGCCGTCTGCGTTCATATCTCCGACTAC from bacterium includes these protein-coding regions:
- a CDS encoding endonuclease; translation: VVGDMNADGSYFKEEKLAVILPEWTQMIGNNVDTTVGTADNTYDRMMMRDTTAQIEYTGNSGAFRWDTEYNVTDSAFIKKVSDHYPVYAEFRTDLPDDD